In Xiphophorus maculatus strain JP 163 A chromosome 2, X_maculatus-5.0-male, whole genome shotgun sequence, one genomic interval encodes:
- the LOC102236679 gene encoding fibulin-1-like isoform X1 has translation MALRVALLCSLLGLLLGQGEKHTAVDDCCKNGQKHANDNNDCASLRLISSSVTCRGGVPSGRIAQEQCCVSVLEDNMCSTGINAAKEHGNCDSLLASTCETKTAKMCCDCCLLGKEAQDLNIPCDHNLSVGYQCSLVSRACCVDGASDNQTAALGQSELPNQDGRAGVAVGVDPCKGKCDHVCVGNDSCACMKGYKLKPDGRSCEDINECLLGSSNCRGGERCINTEGSFRCMREVSCGTGYELTENNDCKDIDECETGIHNCGEQFTCQNTQGSFRCAPKNTCGSGFIQDALGSCIDINECVSQSNPCHRGQICVNTVGSYACQRNSVNCGRGYHLNEEGTRCVDIDECKGAEQVCSGHSCINLLGSYRCECETGYNFNSINRLCEDINECRHYPGRLCGHKCDNTPGSYECSCTTGFQLARDGRNCDDVNECESNPCSQECANVYGSYQCYCRRGYQLNDIDAMTCEDIDECALPTGGHICSYRCHNTPGSFHCSCPANGYTLAVNGRSCQDVDECVTGRHTCAENESCFNILGGYRCLSFDCPKNYRRVGQTTPTLERSDTVRCIKSCLPNDIACVLDPTLSMAHTFFSLPTLREFTRSEEIVFLRTTVPAYGSYHLGTYDVKFEILEGNIENAFDIIKRVENGVYVGVVRLVKPLIGPRETVLKLSMRNLTTQGESGQSIINVHVFVSEFWF, from the exons ATGGCTCTGCGTGTGGCGctgctctgctctctgctcGGGCTTCTCCTCGGACAAG gAGAAAAGCACACCGCAGTAGACGACTGCTGCAAAAACGGCCAGAAGCACGCGAACGATAACAATGACTGTGCATCCCTCCGCCTCATTTCCTCTTCAGTGACTTGCAG ggggggggttcctTCTGGCAGGATAGCGCAGGAGCAGTGCTGCGTGTCAGTGCTGGAGGACAACATGTGCTCCACCGGCATCAACGCAGCAAAAGAACATGGAAACTGCGATTCTCTGCTTGCCAGCACCTGCGAGACCAAGACAGCAAAG ATGTGCTGCGACTGTTGTCTTCTGGGGAAGGAAGCTCAGGACCTGAACATACCCTGCGACCACAACCTGTCAGTGGGCTACCAGTGCAGCCTGGTGTCCCGGGCCTGCTGCGTGGACGGAGCCTCAGACAACCAGACAGCAGCGCTGGGACAGTCTGAAT TACCCAACCAGGACGGCCGCGCTGGCGTAGCAGTGGGAGTCGATCCATGCAAAG GGAAGTGTGACCACGTCTGTGTCGGGAATGACTCCTGCGCCTGCATGAAGGGCTATAAACTCAAACCGGACGGGAGGAGCTGTGAGG ACATCAACGAGTGCCTGCTGGGATCCAGCAACTGTCGGGGGGGAGAGCGTTGCATCAACACCGAGGGTTCGTTCCGCTGCATGAGAGAGGTCAGCTGCGGGACCGGCTACGAGCTCACCGAAAACAACGACTGCAAAG ACATAGATGAGTGCGAGACTGGCATCCACAACTGCGGCGAGCAGTTCACGTGTCAAAACACCCAGGGGTCGTTCCGCTGCGCCCCGAAGAACACCTGCGGCTCGGGCTTCATCCAGGACGCGCTCGGAAGCTGCATCG ATATCAACGAATGTGTCTCCCAGTCAAATCCGTGCCACCGAGGGCAGATCTGCGTGAACACGGTGGGCTCCTACGCCTGCCAGAGGAACTCTGTGAACTGCGGTCGGGGATACCACCTGAATGAAGAGGGCACGCGCTGCGTCG ATATCGACGAGTGCAAAGGAGCCGAGCAGGTCTGCTCAGGCCACTCTTGCATCAACCTGCTGGGGTCGTACCGCTGCGAGTGTGAAACCGGGTACAACTTTAACAGCATCAACCGGCTCTGTGAAG atattaatgAGTGCAGGCACTACCCTGGACGACTATGCGGTCACAAATGTGATAACACTCCTGGGTCCTACGAGTGTAGCTGCACCACTGGCTTCCAACTGGCTAGGGATGGCCGGAACTGCGAtg ATGTGAACGAGTGTGAGAGCAACCCGTGCAGCCAGGAATGTGCCAACGTGTATGGCTCCTACCAGTGCTACTGTCGCCGTGGCTACCAGCTCAATGACATAGACGCCATGACTTGTGAAG ATATTGATGAGTGCGCCCTTCCCACTGGCGGCCATATTTGCTCCTATCGCTGCCACAACACACCGGGAAGCTTCCACTGCTCCTGCCCTGCCAATGGCTATACGTTGGCAGTGAACGGGCGCAGCTGCCAGG ACGTTGACGAATGTGTAACGGGAAGACACACATGTGCGGAAAATGAGAGCTGCTTCAACATCCTGGGCGGGTACAGGTGCCTGTCCTTTGACTGTCCCAAAAACTACAGACGTGTTGGACAGAC AACTCCGACGCTCGAACGATCTGACACGGTCCGCTGTATAAAATCCTGTCTGCCCAATGACATCGCCTGCGTTCTGGACCCCACGCTCTCCATGGCCCACACCTTCTTCTCCTTGCCCACCCTCAGAGAGTTCACAAGGTCAGAGG AAATCGTTTTCCTGAGAACGACAGTTCCGGCTTACGGATCGTACCACTTAGGTACTTATGACGTCAAGTTTGAAATCCTAGAGGGCAACATAGAGAACGCCTTTGACATCATCAAGCGAGTGGAGAATGGAGTGTATGTGG
- the LOC102236679 gene encoding fibulin-1-like isoform X2: MALRVALLCSLLGLLLGQGEKHTAVDDCCKNGQKHANDNNDCASLRLISSSVTCRIAQEQCCVSVLEDNMCSTGINAAKEHGNCDSLLASTCETKTAKMCCDCCLLGKEAQDLNIPCDHNLSVGYQCSLVSRACCVDGASDNQTAALGQSELPNQDGRAGVAVGVDPCKGKCDHVCVGNDSCACMKGYKLKPDGRSCEDINECLLGSSNCRGGERCINTEGSFRCMREVSCGTGYELTENNDCKDIDECETGIHNCGEQFTCQNTQGSFRCAPKNTCGSGFIQDALGSCIDINECVSQSNPCHRGQICVNTVGSYACQRNSVNCGRGYHLNEEGTRCVDIDECKGAEQVCSGHSCINLLGSYRCECETGYNFNSINRLCEDINECRHYPGRLCGHKCDNTPGSYECSCTTGFQLARDGRNCDDVNECESNPCSQECANVYGSYQCYCRRGYQLNDIDAMTCEDIDECALPTGGHICSYRCHNTPGSFHCSCPANGYTLAVNGRSCQDVDECVTGRHTCAENESCFNILGGYRCLSFDCPKNYRRVGQTTPTLERSDTVRCIKSCLPNDIACVLDPTLSMAHTFFSLPTLREFTRSEEIVFLRTTVPAYGSYHLGTYDVKFEILEGNIENAFDIIKRVENGVYVGVVRLVKPLIGPRETVLKLSMRNLTTQGESGQSIINVHVFVSEFWF; the protein is encoded by the exons ATGGCTCTGCGTGTGGCGctgctctgctctctgctcGGGCTTCTCCTCGGACAAG gAGAAAAGCACACCGCAGTAGACGACTGCTGCAAAAACGGCCAGAAGCACGCGAACGATAACAATGACTGTGCATCCCTCCGCCTCATTTCCTCTTCAGTGACTTGCAG GATAGCGCAGGAGCAGTGCTGCGTGTCAGTGCTGGAGGACAACATGTGCTCCACCGGCATCAACGCAGCAAAAGAACATGGAAACTGCGATTCTCTGCTTGCCAGCACCTGCGAGACCAAGACAGCAAAG ATGTGCTGCGACTGTTGTCTTCTGGGGAAGGAAGCTCAGGACCTGAACATACCCTGCGACCACAACCTGTCAGTGGGCTACCAGTGCAGCCTGGTGTCCCGGGCCTGCTGCGTGGACGGAGCCTCAGACAACCAGACAGCAGCGCTGGGACAGTCTGAAT TACCCAACCAGGACGGCCGCGCTGGCGTAGCAGTGGGAGTCGATCCATGCAAAG GGAAGTGTGACCACGTCTGTGTCGGGAATGACTCCTGCGCCTGCATGAAGGGCTATAAACTCAAACCGGACGGGAGGAGCTGTGAGG ACATCAACGAGTGCCTGCTGGGATCCAGCAACTGTCGGGGGGGAGAGCGTTGCATCAACACCGAGGGTTCGTTCCGCTGCATGAGAGAGGTCAGCTGCGGGACCGGCTACGAGCTCACCGAAAACAACGACTGCAAAG ACATAGATGAGTGCGAGACTGGCATCCACAACTGCGGCGAGCAGTTCACGTGTCAAAACACCCAGGGGTCGTTCCGCTGCGCCCCGAAGAACACCTGCGGCTCGGGCTTCATCCAGGACGCGCTCGGAAGCTGCATCG ATATCAACGAATGTGTCTCCCAGTCAAATCCGTGCCACCGAGGGCAGATCTGCGTGAACACGGTGGGCTCCTACGCCTGCCAGAGGAACTCTGTGAACTGCGGTCGGGGATACCACCTGAATGAAGAGGGCACGCGCTGCGTCG ATATCGACGAGTGCAAAGGAGCCGAGCAGGTCTGCTCAGGCCACTCTTGCATCAACCTGCTGGGGTCGTACCGCTGCGAGTGTGAAACCGGGTACAACTTTAACAGCATCAACCGGCTCTGTGAAG atattaatgAGTGCAGGCACTACCCTGGACGACTATGCGGTCACAAATGTGATAACACTCCTGGGTCCTACGAGTGTAGCTGCACCACTGGCTTCCAACTGGCTAGGGATGGCCGGAACTGCGAtg ATGTGAACGAGTGTGAGAGCAACCCGTGCAGCCAGGAATGTGCCAACGTGTATGGCTCCTACCAGTGCTACTGTCGCCGTGGCTACCAGCTCAATGACATAGACGCCATGACTTGTGAAG ATATTGATGAGTGCGCCCTTCCCACTGGCGGCCATATTTGCTCCTATCGCTGCCACAACACACCGGGAAGCTTCCACTGCTCCTGCCCTGCCAATGGCTATACGTTGGCAGTGAACGGGCGCAGCTGCCAGG ACGTTGACGAATGTGTAACGGGAAGACACACATGTGCGGAAAATGAGAGCTGCTTCAACATCCTGGGCGGGTACAGGTGCCTGTCCTTTGACTGTCCCAAAAACTACAGACGTGTTGGACAGAC AACTCCGACGCTCGAACGATCTGACACGGTCCGCTGTATAAAATCCTGTCTGCCCAATGACATCGCCTGCGTTCTGGACCCCACGCTCTCCATGGCCCACACCTTCTTCTCCTTGCCCACCCTCAGAGAGTTCACAAGGTCAGAGG AAATCGTTTTCCTGAGAACGACAGTTCCGGCTTACGGATCGTACCACTTAGGTACTTATGACGTCAAGTTTGAAATCCTAGAGGGCAACATAGAGAACGCCTTTGACATCATCAAGCGAGTGGAGAATGGAGTGTATGTGG
- the LOC102236679 gene encoding fibulin-1-like isoform X3 has product MALRVALLCSLLGLLLGQGEKHTAVDDCCKNGQKHANDNNDCASLRLISSSVTCRGGVPSGRIAQEQCCVSVLEDNMCSTGINAAKEHGNCDSLLASTCETKTAKMCCDCCLLGKEAQDLNIPCDHNLSVGYQCSLVSRACCVDGASDNQTAALGQSELPNQDGRAGVAVGVDPCKGKCDHVCVGNDSCACMKGYKLKPDGRSCEDINECLLGSSNCRGGERCINTEGSFRCMREVSCGTGYELTENNDCKDIDECETGIHNCGEQFTCQNTQGSFRCAPKNTCGSGFIQDALGSCIDINECVSQSNPCHRGQICVNTVGSYACQRNSVNCGRGYHLNEEGTRCVDIDECKGAEQVCSGHSCINLLGSYRCECETGYNFNSINRLCEDINECRHYPGRLCGHKCDNTPGSYECSCTTGFQLARDGRNCDDVNECESNPCSQECANVYGSYQCYCRRGYQLNDIDAMTCEDIDECALPTGGHICSYRCHNTPGSFHCSCPANGYTLAVNGRSCQDVDECVTGRHTCAENESCFNILGGYRCLSFDCPKNYRRVGQTRCERLLCNDSVDCPILPLRITYYYLTFPTNVPAFTNIFRMGASHTMPGDDVQVAVTAGNQGGFFKAERTPTGGVMSVARLIDKPQDFQLDLELRLRRYGTVSIYLAKILVFVTQEELKVPYNPLQE; this is encoded by the exons ATGGCTCTGCGTGTGGCGctgctctgctctctgctcGGGCTTCTCCTCGGACAAG gAGAAAAGCACACCGCAGTAGACGACTGCTGCAAAAACGGCCAGAAGCACGCGAACGATAACAATGACTGTGCATCCCTCCGCCTCATTTCCTCTTCAGTGACTTGCAG ggggggggttcctTCTGGCAGGATAGCGCAGGAGCAGTGCTGCGTGTCAGTGCTGGAGGACAACATGTGCTCCACCGGCATCAACGCAGCAAAAGAACATGGAAACTGCGATTCTCTGCTTGCCAGCACCTGCGAGACCAAGACAGCAAAG ATGTGCTGCGACTGTTGTCTTCTGGGGAAGGAAGCTCAGGACCTGAACATACCCTGCGACCACAACCTGTCAGTGGGCTACCAGTGCAGCCTGGTGTCCCGGGCCTGCTGCGTGGACGGAGCCTCAGACAACCAGACAGCAGCGCTGGGACAGTCTGAAT TACCCAACCAGGACGGCCGCGCTGGCGTAGCAGTGGGAGTCGATCCATGCAAAG GGAAGTGTGACCACGTCTGTGTCGGGAATGACTCCTGCGCCTGCATGAAGGGCTATAAACTCAAACCGGACGGGAGGAGCTGTGAGG ACATCAACGAGTGCCTGCTGGGATCCAGCAACTGTCGGGGGGGAGAGCGTTGCATCAACACCGAGGGTTCGTTCCGCTGCATGAGAGAGGTCAGCTGCGGGACCGGCTACGAGCTCACCGAAAACAACGACTGCAAAG ACATAGATGAGTGCGAGACTGGCATCCACAACTGCGGCGAGCAGTTCACGTGTCAAAACACCCAGGGGTCGTTCCGCTGCGCCCCGAAGAACACCTGCGGCTCGGGCTTCATCCAGGACGCGCTCGGAAGCTGCATCG ATATCAACGAATGTGTCTCCCAGTCAAATCCGTGCCACCGAGGGCAGATCTGCGTGAACACGGTGGGCTCCTACGCCTGCCAGAGGAACTCTGTGAACTGCGGTCGGGGATACCACCTGAATGAAGAGGGCACGCGCTGCGTCG ATATCGACGAGTGCAAAGGAGCCGAGCAGGTCTGCTCAGGCCACTCTTGCATCAACCTGCTGGGGTCGTACCGCTGCGAGTGTGAAACCGGGTACAACTTTAACAGCATCAACCGGCTCTGTGAAG atattaatgAGTGCAGGCACTACCCTGGACGACTATGCGGTCACAAATGTGATAACACTCCTGGGTCCTACGAGTGTAGCTGCACCACTGGCTTCCAACTGGCTAGGGATGGCCGGAACTGCGAtg ATGTGAACGAGTGTGAGAGCAACCCGTGCAGCCAGGAATGTGCCAACGTGTATGGCTCCTACCAGTGCTACTGTCGCCGTGGCTACCAGCTCAATGACATAGACGCCATGACTTGTGAAG ATATTGATGAGTGCGCCCTTCCCACTGGCGGCCATATTTGCTCCTATCGCTGCCACAACACACCGGGAAGCTTCCACTGCTCCTGCCCTGCCAATGGCTATACGTTGGCAGTGAACGGGCGCAGCTGCCAGG ACGTTGACGAATGTGTAACGGGAAGACACACATGTGCGGAAAATGAGAGCTGCTTCAACATCCTGGGCGGGTACAGGTGCCTGTCCTTTGACTGTCCCAAAAACTACAGACGTGTTGGACAGAC TCGATGCGAACGCTTGCTTTGCAACGACTCTGTCGATTGCCCGATCTTGCCCCTGAGAATAACCTACTACTACCTCACGTTCCCCACCAACGTTCCCGCCTTCACCAATATCTTCCGCATGGGCGCCTCCCACACGATGCCTGGCGATGACGTCCAGGTGGCGGTCACCGCCGGCAACCAGGGGGGGTTCTTCAAGGCTGAGCGCACGCCCACCGGCGGCGTGATGTCGGTGGCAAGGCTCATCGACAAGCCGCAGGACTTCCAGCTGGACTTGGAGCTCAGGCTGCGCCGCTACGGCACGGTCTCCATTTACCTGGCTAAGATTCTGGTGTTTGTCACCCAGGAGGAGCTCAAAGTACCATACAACCCCTTGCAGGAGTAA
- the LOC102235761 gene encoding 3-oxo-5-beta-steroid 4-dehydrogenase-like, whose product MSLSAESHSVPLSDGNQIPLLGLGTYGDPRKTPKGTTVECVKLAIDVGYRHFDGALVYFNEHEVGQAIREKIADGTVRREDIFYCGKLWNTFHPPELVRPALERTLQTLKMDYVDLYIVELPMAFKPGKEFYPRDENGKYIYHHTDLCATWEALEACKDAGLVKSLGVSNFNRRQLELLLTKPGLKHKPVSNQIECHPYFTQPKLLEYCRQNDIVVVGYCPLGSSRDASWVNLTCPPLLEDELLVSIGKKHNKSSAQVALRFNAQRGVVVIPKSFSRERIQHNFQIFDFSLTEEEMKAIEALNKNIRFVELLMWSDHPEYPFHEEY is encoded by the exons ATGAGTCTTTCTGCGGAGAGCCACAGCGTTCCTCTTAGCGATGGCAACCAAATCCCACTTCTGGGATTGGGAACCTACGGAGACCCTCGAAAG ACGCCCAAAGGCACCACAGTTGAGTGTGTGAAGCTGGCCATAGATGTTGGCTACAGGCACTTTGATGGGGCGCTGGTGTATTTCAATGAGCATGAGGTGGGCCAAGCCATCAGAGAGAAGATCGCTGATGGCACTGTGAGAAGGGAGGACATATTTTACTGCGGCAAG CTCTGGAATACCTTCCATCCTCCCGAGCTGGTGAGACCTGCTTTGGAAAGAACGCTGCAAACGCTGAAGATGGACTACGTGGATCTCTACATTGTGGAGCTTCCCATGGCCTTCAAG CCCGGCAAGGAATTTTATCCGAGAGACGAGAACGGGAAATATATCTACCACCACACTGATCTCTGTGCAACATGGGAG GCATTGGAGGCTTGCAAAGACGCCGGGCTGGTGAAGTCTCTGGGAGTCTCCAACTTCAACCGCAgacagctggagctgctgctgacaaAACCTGGCCTCAAACACAAACCTGTCTCCAACCAG ATTGAATGCCATCCATATTTCACCCAGCCGAAACTTCTGGAGTACTGCCGTCAGAATGACATTGTTGTTGTTGGCTACTGTCCTCTTGGTTCCTCCAGAGATGCCTCTTG GGTAAATCTGACCTGTCCTCCCCTGCTGGAGGACGAGCTGCTGGTGTCCATTGGGAAGAAGCACAACAAGAGCAGCGCTCAGGTGGCGCTGCGCTTCAACGCTCAGAGAGGAGTGGTGGTGATTCCAAAGAGCTTCAGTCGTGAGCGTATCCAGCATAACTTTCAG ATATTTGATTTTTCCCTCACGGAGGAAGAGATGAAGGCCATTGAAGCGTTGAACAAGAACATCCGCTTCGTTGAGCTGCTGAT GTGGAGCGATCATCCAGAGTATCCCTTCCATGAAGAATACTGA